From Gimesia panareensis, the proteins below share one genomic window:
- a CDS encoding 5'-nucleotidase, lipoprotein e(P4) family has product MLRFVCLLIFACGLPHNLFAQETATPAVTQRSTDQGLDATLWMQTSVEHDVACTQSYRLAWMQVRKALRDPCWTAAVEQTAGYAGLPPAVILDLDETVINNGVFMGDLVRKDVSWNPSLWNTWVLSERGTAVPGAKEFLNQLRAHQIAIFFITNREAKHEAATVSNLSQMLGWQVSPEQVLLRAEKPEWTSNKSSRRAQVARCHRILLLVGDDFNDFVYQGKLSPQERIRQGRRYQNYWGRRWVILPNPVYGDWETALYHYDSQLPTAEKLQLKLDALTPRTDQ; this is encoded by the coding sequence ATGCTGCGATTCGTCTGTCTGCTGATCTTTGCGTGTGGACTCCCCCATAATCTCTTTGCGCAGGAAACGGCCACTCCGGCTGTCACGCAACGCAGCACCGACCAGGGGCTGGATGCCACGCTCTGGATGCAGACCTCCGTCGAACACGATGTCGCCTGCACGCAGTCATATCGACTGGCGTGGATGCAGGTCAGAAAAGCATTACGCGATCCCTGCTGGACGGCTGCCGTCGAACAGACCGCAGGTTACGCCGGGCTGCCTCCCGCCGTGATCCTGGATCTGGATGAAACTGTGATCAATAACGGAGTCTTCATGGGCGATCTGGTCCGCAAGGACGTCAGCTGGAACCCGTCGCTCTGGAATACCTGGGTCCTCTCGGAGCGGGGTACCGCGGTTCCCGGCGCGAAAGAATTTCTCAATCAGTTGCGCGCCCATCAGATCGCGATCTTTTTCATCACCAATCGCGAGGCAAAACACGAAGCGGCGACAGTCTCGAATCTGTCCCAGATGCTGGGCTGGCAGGTCAGCCCCGAACAGGTTCTGCTCCGCGCTGAGAAACCGGAATGGACGTCGAACAAATCCTCCCGCCGCGCCCAGGTGGCCCGCTGCCATCGGATTCTGCTGTTAGTGGGAGATGACTTTAACGACTTTGTGTATCAGGGAAAGCTGTCGCCGCAGGAACGCATCAGACAGGGCAGGCGATACCAGAATTACTGGGGCCGCCGCTGGGTGATTCTGCCCAATCCCGTCTATGGAGACTGGGAAACAGCCCTCTATCATTACGACAGCCAGTTACCGACGGCTGAAAAGCTGCAGCTGAAACTGGACGCACTGACGCCTCGGACAGACCAGTAA
- a CDS encoding DUF1559 domain-containing protein: protein MLTQPAKRGFTLIELLVVIAIIAILIALLLPAVQQAREAARRSTCKNNLKQMGLALHNYHDTHKVFPPATINAGLYYYDSVNGAGSNLLNHTCYQMILPFIDQANLYNKYNWSLPSGPAKHSTGCTGTATGNQFSVATAPIPVFLCPSDPGAPSQTVTSSTYSAQPGWRTSYGVVSYAYGGSMGSWKKNSSTLKGTLGRNGSAKFRDIKDGTSNTMIFCETQLIKTSTSYGPYWNTAAHTFFILPGVTNYTINHNYSGGKQYAWGAGSFHVGGAHIMMADGAVRFLSENVDRVGVVQALVSVGGGEILPEF, encoded by the coding sequence ATGCTTACGCAGCCTGCGAAACGGGGCTTCACGCTCATCGAACTTCTGGTCGTCATTGCCATCATCGCCATTTTAATCGCACTGCTGTTACCGGCAGTCCAGCAGGCGCGCGAAGCCGCCCGCCGCAGCACCTGTAAAAACAATCTGAAGCAGATGGGCCTGGCACTCCACAACTATCACGACACGCACAAGGTCTTTCCGCCCGCGACAATCAATGCCGGCTTGTATTACTACGATTCTGTCAACGGAGCGGGTTCAAATCTGCTGAACCATACCTGTTATCAGATGATTCTGCCGTTTATCGATCAGGCAAACCTCTATAACAAATACAACTGGAGCCTGCCCAGTGGCCCCGCCAAACATTCCACCGGATGTACGGGCACCGCTACAGGAAATCAGTTCTCGGTCGCGACAGCGCCCATCCCCGTCTTCCTCTGTCCCTCGGATCCCGGCGCACCATCACAAACCGTGACATCGAGTACCTACAGTGCTCAACCCGGCTGGAGAACCAGTTATGGCGTCGTGTCTTATGCCTATGGCGGTTCCATGGGAAGCTGGAAAAAGAATTCGAGTACACTGAAAGGAACTCTGGGACGGAATGGCTCTGCCAAGTTCCGGGATATCAAAGATGGTACCAGTAACACGATGATCTTCTGTGAAACACAGCTGATTAAGACATCAACCAGCTATGGTCCCTACTGGAACACAGCCGCGCACACGTTCTTTATTCTTCCCGGGGTAACGAATTACACCATCAACCACAACTACAGCGGTGGAAAACAGTATGCCTGGGGCGCCGGCAGTTTTCATGTCGGCGGTGCGCACATCATGATGGCAGATGGGGCCGTTCGCTTCCTGAGTGAAAACGTGGACCGCGTAGGAGTCGTCCAGGCACTGGTCTCCGTCGGCGGGGGAGAAATCCTGCCGGAATTCTAA